Within Oribacterium sp. oral taxon 102, the genomic segment CTATCTCCGGAATCCGCGCTTTCTGTATTCCGCCCTCTACGGGTTTACGAATCAGGAGCTGATCGGGCTCCTCGAACGAGGCGGCTGCCGGGTGAAGACAGAGCGCGGCGGACGGGTCTTCCCGGTCTCCGGCCACGCCTACTCCATCACGGACAGTCTGAAGGGGCTTCTGAAAAAGGCAGGCGTGCATATCGCCTACCGGAGCGAGGTACGGGAGATCCGGCTTCGGGACGGCAGGGTATGCGGCGTCGTCACGAATCGGGAAAGCTATCATGCGGATCGTGTCATAGTCGCGACCGGCGGCCTGTCTTATCCCTCTACCGGTTCGACCGGCGACGGCTACCGCTTCGCGAGAGAGGCAGGGATGGAGGTGACGGCATGCTACCCCTCCTTGGTTTCGCTGGAGCCGGAGGAAGAGGACTGGTATCCGCTCCGCGGGTTGAAGCTCCGGAATGTGAAGGTACGCATCACCGATGAGGACGGGAAGCTCTACTACGAGGACTTCGGAGAGCTGGACTTCACGAACGCAGGGCTCGGAGGGCCGCTGGCGCTCTCTGCGAGCTGCCATATCACGGAATACCTGAACTGCGAGAAGAGGAAGGCACGCAGGCTTCTGACCCTGCACATCGATCTGAAGCCGGCGATGGAGGAACAGGAGCTGGACGAGAGGCTTCTCCGCGAGCTGCGTGCGTCGCAGACGAAAGCGCTTCGGAATGCGCTCGGAAGCCTGCTTCCGGCGAGCCTGCTCCCGGTTTTTCTGCGGCGGCTCTCCCGGAGGGGCGTTGATTCGGGCAGGCGGGCGGACGAGGTTTCGCGGGCAGAGCGCAGGGAGATCCTCAGCCTGCTCCGGGATTTTTCCTATACGCTTCGCGGGACGGGCGGCTTCCGGGAGGCGATTGTCACGATGGGCGGCGTTTCCGTGCGGGATATCAACCCGAAAACCATGGAATCGAAGCGGGTAAAGGGACTCTATTTCGCGGGTGAGGTTCTGGATGTGGATGCCTATACCGGCGGCTTTAATATGCAGGCGGCATTCTCCACGGGGGCGCTCGCGGGCCGGAGCGCCGCAGCGTCGCTCCGGGAGGCATGAAGAGAGAAAGGGAGAAAGAAATGCCATACAGTATAGCGATTGACGGACCTGCGGGAGCGGGAAAGTCTACGATTGCGCGGGCGGTAGCGAGGGAGCTCGGCTTCGTCTATGTGGATACGGGGGCGATGTACCGTGCCGTAGGCTTCTATTGTCTTTCGGAGGGGATTCCGATCCGGACAGAGGAGAGGGTCTGTGAAGCTGTTCGGGATATCACGGTTCGCATCGCCTACGATGCGGCGGGGGAGCAGAGGGTCTATCTGAACGGAGAGGACGTTTCCGTACGTATCCGGACACAGGAGGTCGGCGATGCCGCTTCGACCGTATCTCAGTACCCCTTGGTGCGGGAGAAGCTCGTCGCCCTGCAGCAGCAGCTTGCGCGGGAGAGCTCCGTGGTGATGGATGGGAGAGATATCGGGACGAAGGTGCTGCCGCAGGCAAATCTGAAGATCTACCTTACTGCGAGTGAGGAGGTGCGCGCCGAACGCCGTTTTCGGGAGCTTCGGGAGAAGGGGCAGAGGATATCGCTTCCGGAGGTGCTAAGGGAGGTCAGAGAGCGGGATTATCGGGATATGCATCGGGAGCATTCTCCGCTCCGGCAGGCAGCGGACGCGGTGCTGCTGGATGCGTCCGCGCTCTCGATCGACGAGACGATCGACGCGATTCTCGCGCTTCTGGACAGGACAACCTGAGAGGAAACGGGAACGCGGCAGGAAGCAGCAGAAACGACGGGCAGGGAGAGAGATGGATGCGAAGAAGGTACAGGTAAGACTCGCGGAAACGGCGGGCTTCTGCTTCGGCGTACAGCGCGCCGTGGATACGGTATACCGGATTCTGGAACGGGAGGCGGCGAAGCCGGAGGCGGAGAGGCGGCAGATCTACACCTATGGTCCGATCGTCCACAACGATACGGTGGTGCGGGGGCTTCAGGAGAAGGGCGTCCGAGTGCTGGAGAGCGAGGAAGCGCTTCGGTCTCTTCGGGAAGGGATCGTCATTATCCGTGCGCACGGGGTTCCGGAGCGTATATATACGCTTCTGTCAGAGCGGGGGCTCGAAACCATCGATGCCTCCTGCCCCTTCGTGCAGAAAATTCAGCGTCTGGTGAAAAAGCATACGGAACAGGGGGAGCGTGTCTTCGTCGTCGGAAACCCGGAGCATCCGGAGATTGTCGGTATTATGGGGCATGCACATGGAGAGGCGTTCGTGCTTCCGGACAGGGAAAGCGCGGAAAAGCTTCCCGTTTCGGAGGGGGAAAGGGTCTTTGTCGTTGCACAAACCACTTTTCATATCGAGAAATTCAAAGTAATTGTTGATATTTTGCGGAAAAGGGGTTATTATGTTAACGTTATAAATACGATTTGCAACGCAACTTTCGAAAGGCAGGCAGAGGCGAGGGAGCTGGCTGGAGCATCCGACGCCATGATTGTCATTGGAGGAAGCAGTTCATCGAACACGAAGAAGTTATTTGAGATTTGTAAGGCCTCATGCCCGAACACCCAGCTGGTGCAAACCGCTGCGGATCTTAAATTCTACTCGGATGGAGCGGTTCGCAACGTAGGTATCACAGCAGGGGCAAGCACCCCAAAAGAAATTATAGAGGAGGTTCTAACTTATGTCAGAAATGAGTTTTGAACAAATGCTTGAGGATTCACTGAAGTCAATTCATGCGGGGGAGATTGTTACTGGTAAAGTCATCAGCGTGAAGCCTGATGAGATTGCACTGAATATCGGCTACAAGTCAGATGGAATCATGACCAGAAACGATTACAGCGCAGATAATTCACTGGATCTTACGACAGTAGTAAAAATTGGCGACGAGATCGAATGCAAGGTCAAGAAGGTGAACGACGGCGAGGGGCAGGTCGTTCTTTCCCACAGAGATGCACTCCAGTCCAAGGCATCCGAGGAGCTTCGCAAGGCGTTTGAGGACGGCACGACGCTTACCGGCAAGGTGGTACAGGTTGTGAAGGGCGGACTCAATGTCGAGGTGGACGGCGCGAGAGTATTCGTACCGGCTTCTCTGGTTTCCGATACCTTCGAGAGAGATCTGAACAAGTATCAGGGACAGGATATCCAGTTCGTGATCACAGAGTTCAATCCGCAGAAGAGGAGAATCATCGGGGACAGGAAGCAGCTGATGGCCTCCATGAAGAAGGAGCTGCATGACAAGCTTTTCGCAGAGCTGCGTGAGGGTGACATCCGTATGGGCGTGGTGAAGAACCTGACGGATTTCGGTGCGTTCATCGATCTGGGCGGTGCGGACGGACTTCTCCATATTTCCGAGATGAGCTGGGGCAGGATCGAGAACCCGAAGAAGCTCTTCAAGCCGGGACAGGAGGTTGAGGTGCTTGTCAAGGAGATCAACGGTGAGAGGATTGCGTTGACCAGGAAGTTCCCGGATGAGAATCCGTGGAAGGATGCCGAGACCAAGTACGCGATAGGGCAGATCGTTTCCGGCAAGGTGGCGAGAATGACGGATTTCGGCGCGTTTATCGAGCTGGATAAGGGGATCGACGCACTGCTTCACGTATCTCAGATTTCCAGGGATCATGTGAACAAGCCGTCGGATGTGCTTTCCGTCGGACAGGAGATCGAGGCGAAGGTCGTAGATCTGGATGTGGACAATCACAAGATTTCACTTTCCATGAAGGCGCTGCTTCCGGAGGATGGGAACAGCGACGTGGCGGATGTGGATGTAGATGCCGTTCTGCGCGGGGAGTGATTCTGATACAGACCATTTGGAGGCTGGGCGATGCTGCTCAGCCTCTTTTGTATAAATAAGGCGGTACAGGGGGGCTATGGCGGTATGGGCATGGAGATCGAGAGAAAATGGCTGGTAGGAAGGCTTCCTGAGGCACTGACGCAGTACCCGTTCCGGGAGCTTACACAGGCATACCTGAACTTCTCCCCGGCGATCCGTGTGCGGCGAGAGCGTTCGGGAGACAGCGAGCATTATGAGCTGACCTACAAGGGGCCGGGAGCATATGCACGCAGGGAGGAAAACATGCCGCTGGATCGAGCATCCTACGAGAGCCTGCTGCGAAAATGCGAGGGACTCGTCATTGTGAAAAAGCGCTACC encodes:
- a CDS encoding NAD(P)/FAD-dependent oxidoreductase, with translation MVITVIGGGAAGMMAAFKAKEAEPEASVFLLEKNEKLGKKIFITGKGRGNLTNAAELPDFFGSYLRNPRFLYSALYGFTNQELIGLLERGGCRVKTERGGRVFPVSGHAYSITDSLKGLLKKAGVHIAYRSEVREIRLRDGRVCGVVTNRESYHADRVIVATGGLSYPSTGSTGDGYRFAREAGMEVTACYPSLVSLEPEEEDWYPLRGLKLRNVKVRITDEDGKLYYEDFGELDFTNAGLGGPLALSASCHITEYLNCEKRKARRLLTLHIDLKPAMEEQELDERLLRELRASQTKALRNALGSLLPASLLPVFLRRLSRRGVDSGRRADEVSRAERREILSLLRDFSYTLRGTGGFREAIVTMGGVSVRDINPKTMESKRVKGLYFAGEVLDVDAYTGGFNMQAAFSTGALAGRSAAASLREA
- the cmk gene encoding (d)CMP kinase; protein product: MPYSIAIDGPAGAGKSTIARAVARELGFVYVDTGAMYRAVGFYCLSEGIPIRTEERVCEAVRDITVRIAYDAAGEQRVYLNGEDVSVRIRTQEVGDAASTVSQYPLVREKLVALQQQLARESSVVMDGRDIGTKVLPQANLKIYLTASEEVRAERRFRELREKGQRISLPEVLREVRERDYRDMHREHSPLRQAADAVLLDASALSIDETIDAILALLDRTT
- the ispH gene encoding 4-hydroxy-3-methylbut-2-enyl diphosphate reductase is translated as MDAKKVQVRLAETAGFCFGVQRAVDTVYRILEREAAKPEAERRQIYTYGPIVHNDTVVRGLQEKGVRVLESEEALRSLREGIVIIRAHGVPERIYTLLSERGLETIDASCPFVQKIQRLVKKHTEQGERVFVVGNPEHPEIVGIMGHAHGEAFVLPDRESAEKLPVSEGERVFVVAQTTFHIEKFKVIVDILRKRGYYVNVINTICNATFERQAEARELAGASDAMIVIGGSSSSNTKKLFEICKASCPNTQLVQTAADLKFYSDGAVRNVGITAGASTPKEIIEEVLTYVRNEF
- the rpsA gene encoding 30S ribosomal protein S1; this translates as MSEMSFEQMLEDSLKSIHAGEIVTGKVISVKPDEIALNIGYKSDGIMTRNDYSADNSLDLTTVVKIGDEIECKVKKVNDGEGQVVLSHRDALQSKASEELRKAFEDGTTLTGKVVQVVKGGLNVEVDGARVFVPASLVSDTFERDLNKYQGQDIQFVITEFNPQKRRIIGDRKQLMASMKKELHDKLFAELREGDIRMGVVKNLTDFGAFIDLGGADGLLHISEMSWGRIENPKKLFKPGQEVEVLVKEINGERIALTRKFPDENPWKDAETKYAIGQIVSGKVARMTDFGAFIELDKGIDALLHVSQISRDHVNKPSDVLSVGQEIEAKVVDLDVDNHKISLSMKALLPEDGNSDVADVDVDAVLRGE
- a CDS encoding CYTH domain-containing protein, yielding MLLSLFCINKAVQGGYGGMGMEIERKWLVGRLPEALTQYPFRELTQAYLNFSPAIRVRRERSGDSEHYELTYKGPGAYARREENMPLDRASYESLLRKCEGLVIVKKRYLIPLGAYTAELDVFEGVLRGLCLVEVEFPSEAEGAAFSAPDWFGEDVTASGKYSNAHLARTHFQ